Proteins from a single region of Undibacterium sp. KW1:
- a CDS encoding MFS transporter — protein MNAATSSPQQVTGKPRLSFWQIINMNFGFFGIQFSFGLQQSSMSPIYAYLGADEASLPYLWLAGPVTGLLVQPLIGAMSDRTISRWGRRTPYFLIGAVLCSLGLLIMPFSSTLWMAAGLLWILDAANNVTMEPYRAFVSDKLDASQHSVGFLTQSAFTGLGQTLAYLTPSILVVAGMNSNSVNSHHIPYIVIAAFIIGAIFSIASILWTLKTTPEIPLTAEQLAQIRQQATGWRATLAEIGLAIKEMPPTMRQLALVKLFQWYAMFCYWQYIMLSLGRSIFGTSDPSSAGFREAGLLNGQIGAFYNFIAFIAAFALVPFTRRFGPKISHATCLTLAGLCMVSIPAIHTPALLFIPMLGVGLAWASIMGNPYIMLAGSIPAERTGVYMGIFNMFIVIPMIIQIFTLPLYYQAWLGGNPENVIRLAGGLLICAALAVGIVKLPKRTLPTIKT, from the coding sequence ATGAATGCAGCCACAAGCAGCCCGCAACAGGTGACAGGCAAACCCCGACTGTCATTCTGGCAAATCATCAACATGAACTTTGGCTTTTTTGGCATACAGTTCAGTTTTGGCTTGCAGCAAAGCAGCATGAGTCCCATCTATGCCTACCTGGGTGCTGACGAAGCCAGCCTGCCCTATTTGTGGCTGGCCGGGCCAGTGACAGGCCTGCTGGTGCAACCTCTGATTGGTGCCATGAGTGACCGCACCATCAGCCGCTGGGGCAGACGTACGCCTTACTTCCTGATTGGAGCCGTGCTGTGCAGCCTGGGTTTATTGATCATGCCGTTCAGCTCTACACTGTGGATGGCTGCTGGTTTGCTGTGGATACTTGATGCTGCCAATAATGTGACGATGGAGCCCTACCGCGCCTTTGTCAGCGACAAGCTCGATGCCAGCCAGCATTCTGTCGGCTTCCTGACGCAAAGCGCTTTCACTGGTCTGGGGCAAACCCTGGCCTACCTGACGCCATCGATCCTGGTGGTGGCAGGCATGAACAGCAATAGCGTTAACAGCCATCACATTCCCTATATTGTCATTGCGGCTTTCATCATAGGTGCGATATTTTCGATTGCCTCTATCTTGTGGACCTTGAAGACGACGCCAGAAATCCCTTTGACTGCAGAGCAACTGGCGCAAATCAGGCAACAAGCCACCGGCTGGCGCGCCACTCTTGCCGAGATAGGCCTGGCAATAAAAGAAATGCCGCCCACCATGCGCCAACTGGCGCTGGTCAAACTATTCCAGTGGTATGCCATGTTTTGCTACTGGCAGTACATCATGCTGTCACTGGGCCGCAGCATATTTGGCACCAGTGACCCCAGTTCTGCCGGTTTTCGTGAAGCGGGATTATTGAATGGGCAGATAGGCGCTTTCTATAATTTCATCGCCTTCATTGCCGCCTTTGCGCTGGTGCCTTTCACCCGTCGCTTTGGCCCAAAAATCAGCCATGCCACTTGCCTGACACTGGCGGGCTTGTGCATGGTCAGCATACCAGCCATACATACACCAGCGCTCTTATTCATTCCCATGCTGGGCGTGGGCCTGGCCTGGGCCAGTATCATGGGCAATCCTTATATCATGCTGGCAGGCAGCATACCGGCAGAGCGCACGGGGGTGTATATGGGAATTTTCAACATGTTCATCGTCATCCCCATGATCATACAAATCTTCACCCTGCCGCTGTATTACCAGGCCTGGCTGGGTGGCAATCCTGAAAACGTGATCAGGCTGGCGGGTGGCTTGCTGATTTGTGCGGCGCTGGCGGTGGGTATCGTCAAATTACCAAAAAGAACACTACCCACCATCAAGACTTAA
- the soxB gene encoding thiosulfohydrolase SoxB produces the protein MNRRDFLQVMAIAAAGGMQIDAQAAIANPAADKLYDLPRFGNVHLMHFTDCHAQLLPLYFREPSVNLGIGAAFGKSPHLVGEHLLKQFGIKPNTPEAHAFSCLNFEQAAAAYGKVGGFAHLTTLVKRIKGNRPGALLLDGGDTWQGSATALWTKGQDMVDACLQMGVNVMTAHWEMTLGDKRVKQIVENDFKGKVDFVAQNIQTTDFGDPVFEAFVMKEMNGVPVAIIGQAFPYTPIANPRYLVPEWSFGIQEENMQKTVDAARAKGAKVVVVLSHNGMDVDLKMASRVRGIDAILGGHTHDGMPAPVIVENGGGKTLVTNAGSNSKFLGVLDFDVKEGRIQGFQYKLLPVFANFLPADADMQSLIQKIRAPYSAKLAEKLAVTEGALYRRGNFNGSFDQLIVDALMEVKDAEIAFSPGFRWGTSLLPNSAITMEHVMDQTATTYSYTTVTEMTGAAIKTVLEDVADNLFNPDPYYQQGGDMVRVGGLSYAIEPAAAMGKRIQDMRLNGQPLADGKVYKVAGWAPVAEGAKGEPVWDVVAQWLRTHKKITPRKLNTPRLIGVAGNPGMLG, from the coding sequence CTGAATCGTCGCGATTTTTTACAAGTAATGGCCATTGCCGCCGCAGGTGGCATGCAGATAGATGCGCAGGCTGCCATCGCTAATCCTGCTGCAGACAAGCTCTACGACTTGCCACGCTTTGGCAATGTGCACCTCATGCATTTCACCGATTGTCATGCGCAGTTGTTGCCGCTGTATTTTCGTGAGCCCAGTGTCAATCTGGGCATAGGTGCGGCATTTGGTAAAAGTCCGCATCTGGTGGGGGAACATTTGCTCAAGCAATTTGGCATCAAGCCCAATACACCTGAAGCCCATGCCTTTAGCTGCCTGAACTTTGAACAGGCGGCAGCAGCCTATGGCAAGGTCGGTGGCTTTGCGCATCTGACAACCTTGGTCAAGCGCATCAAGGGCAACCGGCCCGGTGCGCTCTTGCTCGATGGTGGTGACACCTGGCAAGGTTCGGCGACGGCCCTATGGACCAAGGGGCAGGACATGGTCGATGCCTGCCTGCAGATGGGTGTGAATGTCATGACGGCGCACTGGGAAATGACCCTCGGTGACAAGCGCGTCAAGCAGATTGTCGAGAATGACTTCAAGGGTAAGGTCGATTTTGTCGCGCAAAATATCCAGACTACCGATTTTGGTGATCCGGTCTTTGAAGCTTTTGTCATGAAAGAAATGAATGGCGTGCCAGTCGCCATCATCGGCCAGGCCTTCCCTTATACGCCCATTGCCAACCCGCGCTATCTGGTACCCGAATGGAGCTTTGGCATACAGGAAGAGAATATGCAAAAGACAGTCGATGCGGCTCGTGCCAAGGGTGCGAAGGTCGTCGTCGTCCTATCGCACAACGGCATGGATGTGGATCTCAAGATGGCCTCACGCGTGCGCGGCATCGATGCCATTCTGGGTGGGCATACCCACGACGGCATGCCTGCACCTGTCATCGTAGAAAACGGCGGCGGCAAAACCCTGGTGACCAATGCGGGTAGCAACAGCAAGTTTCTCGGCGTTCTTGATTTTGATGTGAAAGAAGGGCGCATTCAGGGCTTCCAGTACAAGCTGCTGCCAGTGTTTGCCAACTTCCTGCCTGCGGATGCCGACATGCAGTCACTGATACAAAAAATTCGTGCACCCTACAGCGCAAAACTGGCTGAAAAACTGGCGGTGACCGAGGGTGCGCTGTATCGCCGTGGCAATTTCAATGGCAGCTTTGACCAGTTGATTGTCGATGCCCTCATGGAAGTCAAGGATGCAGAAATCGCTTTCTCACCGGGCTTCCGCTGGGGTACATCTCTGCTGCCGAATAGCGCCATCACCATGGAACATGTGATGGACCAGACCGCCACGACTTATTCCTACACTACTGTCACAGAAATGACAGGCGCAGCCATCAAGACCGTACTGGAAGACGTTGCCGACAACCTGTTCAATCCTGATCCTTACTACCAGCAGGGCGGTGACATGGTGCGCGTTGGTGGTTTGAGTTATGCCATAGAACCAGCAGCCGCCATGGGCAAGCGCATACAGGACATGCGCCTGAACGGCCAGCCTCTGGCAGATGGCAAAGTCTATAAGGTGGCTGGCTGGGCACCAGTGGCTGAAGGTGCCAAAGGTGAGCCAGTCTGGGACGTGGTTGCGCAATGGCTGCGTACCCACAAAAAAATCACGCCGCGCAAACTGAATACACCACGTTTGATTGGCGTCGCTGGTAATCCTGGCATGTTGGGTTGA
- the soxX gene encoding sulfur oxidation c-type cytochrome SoxX: MKNLRINPRISHISILLLAIGSTALVSAAEPDYAKAALEMMKSDFKAKGPATMERMVQQDEAQALCSANPQGLKAKPAKKLEQAQLTTVKYPADGQYMGDWKNGEKIAQNGRGMQSSDAMGSVNGGNCYACHQMSKTEISFGNIGPSLYQYGKLRGAGPDIVKYTWGKLYNAQAYNACSRMPRFGHNGVLTEAQLKDVMALLLDGESPVNK, encoded by the coding sequence ATGAAAAATTTACGCATAAATCCACGCATAAGCCATATCAGTATCTTGCTGTTAGCCATCGGTAGCACGGCACTGGTTTCTGCTGCTGAACCAGACTATGCCAAAGCCGCACTGGAAATGATGAAATCTGATTTCAAAGCCAAGGGCCCGGCTACCATGGAGCGCATGGTGCAACAGGACGAAGCCCAGGCCCTGTGCAGCGCCAACCCGCAAGGACTGAAAGCCAAGCCAGCCAAGAAGCTCGAACAGGCACAACTCACGACGGTTAAATATCCGGCGGATGGTCAGTATATGGGCGACTGGAAGAATGGCGAAAAAATCGCTCAGAATGGCCGTGGCATGCAGTCTTCAGACGCGATGGGTTCAGTCAATGGCGGCAATTGCTATGCTTGCCACCAGATGAGCAAGACAGAAATCTCGTTCGGCAATATCGGGCCTTCGCTATACCAATACGGCAAGCTGCGTGGTGCTGGCCCCGATATCGTGAAATATACCTGGGGCAAGCTGTATAACGCACAGGCCTATAACGCCTGTTCCCGTATGCCGAGGTTTGGGCATAATGGGGTATTGACTGAGGCGCAGTTGAAGGATGTGATGGCTTTGTTGCTGGATGGGGAATCGCCGGTGAATAAGTGA
- the soxA gene encoding sulfur oxidation c-type cytochrome SoxA produces the protein MSYAVFKLAQAVPLAVCVALCAMSGSAKAQAASQTSATEEIAKYRQMLADGNPAELWEMRGQELWQKKLGPNQASLEQCDLGKGPGVTKGAYAELPRYFKDTNKVMDLEQRLMHCRMNLQGLTREQAVKTPFGSAGNPSDIEALVSFLTAESRGMKLAISTKHPAEKQAYEIGKKIFYYRAGSHDFSCASCHSADGQRIRLQDLPNLNNKENAQAAYSTWPAYRVSQGEVRTMQHRLNDCFRQQRFPVPDYASDTITALTMFLAKSADGAVMNAPALKR, from the coding sequence ATGTCATATGCTGTCTTTAAACTTGCGCAAGCCGTGCCGCTAGCGGTCTGTGTCGCGTTGTGTGCAATGTCTGGTTCTGCGAAGGCACAAGCCGCTTCTCAAACTTCTGCAACTGAAGAAATCGCCAAATACCGCCAGATGCTGGCCGATGGTAATCCGGCAGAATTATGGGAAATGCGCGGCCAGGAACTCTGGCAAAAAAAGCTTGGCCCCAATCAGGCGTCGCTGGAGCAATGTGATCTGGGTAAAGGCCCAGGCGTGACCAAGGGTGCGTATGCAGAATTGCCGCGCTATTTTAAAGACACCAACAAGGTCATGGACCTGGAGCAGCGCCTCATGCACTGTCGCATGAATCTGCAAGGTCTGACACGTGAGCAAGCGGTGAAAACACCTTTTGGTTCTGCCGGTAACCCGTCTGATATCGAAGCCCTGGTGTCTTTTTTGACGGCAGAGTCACGCGGCATGAAACTGGCGATCAGCACCAAGCATCCGGCAGAAAAACAGGCCTATGAAATCGGCAAGAAGATATTCTATTACCGCGCCGGTTCCCACGATTTTTCCTGTGCATCCTGCCACTCGGCAGATGGCCAGCGCATACGCCTGCAAGACTTGCCGAATCTGAACAACAAGGAAAATGCCCAGGCAGCTTATTCAACCTGGCCCGCTTACCGCGTTTCGCAAGGTGAAGTCAGGACCATGCAGCACAGACTCAATGACTGTTTCCGCCAGCAACGCTTCCCCGTGCCTGACTATGCGTCAGACACCATCACTGCACTGACCATGTTCCTGGCAAAATCTGCCGATGGCGCGGTCATGAATGCACCTGCATTGAAACGCTAA
- the soxZ gene encoding thiosulfate oxidation carrier complex protein SoxZ, translated as MGDPMRIRAAVVGEAVEVKVLIRHDMETGQRKDLEGKVVPAHFIKTLQAKWKDKLVLDAQFGPSVSKDPFLSFKFKGGVKGEKVSVTWTDNKGDQRSDEAVIA; from the coding sequence ATGGGCGATCCTATGCGTATTCGGGCGGCAGTTGTAGGCGAAGCTGTCGAGGTAAAAGTATTGATACGTCACGATATGGAAACAGGTCAGCGCAAGGACCTTGAAGGCAAAGTTGTTCCTGCCCATTTCATCAAGACACTGCAAGCAAAATGGAAAGACAAGCTGGTGCTGGACGCGCAATTTGGCCCCTCTGTATCCAAAGACCCGTTTTTGTCCTTCAAGTTCAAAGGCGGTGTTAAAGGAGAAAAAGTATCGGTTACCTGGACAGACAACAAGGGTGATCAACGTAGTGATGAAGCCGTCATCGCCTGA